The Candidatus Deferrimicrobiaceae bacterium DNA window CTGGCGAGGGGGGAGGCGGACGCGATCGCCCGGATCCGCCAGGAAGTGTCGGAGAGCTTCCTCAAGGGGCTGGACGGAATCTCCCGGCGGATCGAGGAGAAGCTCCTCGAGATCCGCGGGGAGATGGCGCGCGAGCTGTCCGAGACCGCGGACCGGAACCTGAAAGGGTTCGACCAGGTGGCGTCGCACCTGAAGGATCTCGGGTATGCGACGGGGCAGATGGTTCTCCTCTCCCGCGACATCGGCCAGCTCAACGTGCTCCTTACCCAGCCGAAGGCGCGGGGCGCCTTCGGGGAGCTCACCCTCCAGCAGATGCTGTCCGACCTGTTCGGTTCCCACACGGAGATGTTCGATCTGCAGTACCAGATGGAGTGGGGAGAGCGGGCCGACGCGGCGATCTTCGTCCGTCCCGACCGGAGCCAGTTCGTCTGCGTCGACGCCAAGTTCCCCATGGCGAACGCCTTGCCCCTCCTGGAGGGGGAAGGGGGCGAGGCGGAGCGCAGGGAGTACGAGAAGGCCTTCGCGCGGGATGTGCTGACCCAGGCGGAGTCGATCCGCGCCAAGTACATCCGTCCCCCCGCAACGCTGGACTTCGCTTTTCTTTTCGTCCCCGCGGAGTCGGTCTATTTCCTCCTTCTCCGCAACCGTGCGCTGCACGAGCAGCTCCTGCGGCTCCAGGTGATCCCGACGTCCCCGAACAGCTTCTTCGCCTATCTGCAGGCGCTCGCGTTCGCGTTCCGCGGATTCAAGATCGAGCAGAAGACCCGGGAAATCCAGGACCTTCTGGAAAGGGTGGGAAAGGATTTCGAGCGGTTCGCCGACAACTTCCGCATTTTCGGACGGCACCTGGACAATGCCCAGTCGAAGTACATGGAGTCGGTAAGGGATATCGAGAGATTCCGGGCGCGGATCGGATCCCTGCGAAGCGGGGAGGAGAAACTCCCCGAAGGGTAACCCCGATCTTCCGGAAGCTACCTCTCCAACCGGGACTTGAGCTTCCCCCGGA harbors:
- a CDS encoding DNA recombination protein RmuC, giving the protein LARGEADAIARIRQEVSESFLKGLDGISRRIEEKLLEIRGEMARELSETADRNLKGFDQVASHLKDLGYATGQMVLLSRDIGQLNVLLTQPKARGAFGELTLQQMLSDLFGSHTEMFDLQYQMEWGERADAAIFVRPDRSQFVCVDAKFPMANALPLLEGEGGEAERREYEKAFARDVLTQAESIRAKYIRPPATLDFAFLFVPAESVYFLLLRNRALHEQLLRLQVIPTSPNSFFAYLQALAFAFRGFKIEQKTREIQDLLERVGKDFERFADNFRIFGRHLDNAQSKYMESVRDIERFRARIGSLRSGEEKLPEG